Part of the Deltaproteobacteria bacterium genome is shown below.
GTCGCGAAGCGCCAAGCGATCACCAACCCCGAGCGCACCATCTACAGCATCAAGCGCTTCATGGGCCGCCGCTTCAGCGAGGTCGGTGAAGAGACCAAGCTCGTCCCGTACAAGATCGTCGCCGGCCCGAACGGCGACGCGCGCGTGGAGATCGACGGCAAGCAGTACTCGCCGCCCGAGATCAGCGCGCAGGTGCTGCTCAAGCTGAAGCGCGCTGCCGAGAACTACCTCGGTGAGAAGGTCACGGACGCCGTGATCACGGTGCCCGCGTACTTCAACGACAGCCAGCGCCAGGCCACCAAGGACGCCGGTGAGATCGCCGGCCTCAACGTGAAGCGCATCGTGAACGAGCCCACCGCGGCGGCGCTCGCGTACGGGCTGGACAAGAAGAAGAACGAGAAGATCGCCGTCTACGACTTCGGCGGCGGCACCTTCGACATCAGCATCCTCGAAGTCGGAGAGAACGTGGTCGAGGTGCTCGCC
Proteins encoded:
- a CDS encoding Hsp70 family protein, which translates into the protein MAKTIGIDLGTTNSVVAVMEGTEAKVLTNEEGSRLTPSVVAFTKDGERLVGQVAKRQAITNPERTIYSIKRFMGRRFSEVGEETKLVPYKIVAGPNGDARVEIDGKQYSPPEISAQVLLKLKRAAENYLGEKVTDAVITVPAYFNDSQRQATKDAGEIAGLNVKRIVNEPTAAALAYGLDKKKNEKIAVYDFGGGTFDISILEVGENVVEVLATNGDTHLGGDNIDLRIMDWLISEFRKDTGLDVSKDKMVLQRLKEAAEKAK